In the Gopherus flavomarginatus isolate rGopFla2 chromosome 6, rGopFla2.mat.asm, whole genome shotgun sequence genome, one interval contains:
- the C6H11orf68 gene encoding UPF0696 protein C11orf68 homolog yields MSDQDDGDMGKGGAFSAEHLAAESMAADMDPWVVFDARKTPRAEFEEWLQTYQPSRVSRFGDPERHTEPVGWIAIYGPNYCPESGDVVGLQEAWERLQISGRHVTFDTIRELALNHCVLTGKWLMHLDTGFKVDHAWSGIARSVLEGHFGVAKVSPCYPNSDRKHVICIYTDDFTDEEKVMDADAAIRGTGVKCLLSYKPDVYTYLGIYRDNRWHLCPTIYESKFDLECIPRRSRIINKVSNTEVT; encoded by the coding sequence ATGTCAGACCAGGATGATGGTgacatggggaagggaggggcctTCTCGGCCGAGCACCTGGCCGCTGAGTCCATGGCAGCCGACATGGACCCCTGGGTGGTGTTTGATGCACGAAAGACCCCACGGGCCGAGTTCGAGGAGTGGCTGCAGACCTACCAGCCCTCGCGGGTGTCTCGTTTTGGGGACCCCGAGCGCCACACTGAGCCTGTGGGCTGGATTGCCATCTACGGTCCAAACTACTGTCCAGAGTCAGGTGATGTGGTGGGGCTGCAGGAGGCCTGGGAGCGGCTCCAGATCAGTGGGCGCCATGTCACCTTCGACACCATCCGCGAGCTGGCACTCAACCACTGCGTCCTCACTGGCAAGTGGCTGATGCACCTGGACACCGGCTTCAAGGTGGACCACGCCTGGAGTGGCATCGCCCGCTCTGTGTTGGAGGGGCACTTTGGGGTGGCCAAAgtcagcccctgctaccccaacTCGGACCGTAAGCATGTCATCTGCATCTACACAGATGATTTCACCGATGAGGAGAAGGTGATGGATGCGGACGCTGCCATCCGGGGCACTGGCGTCAAGTGTCTGCTCTCCTACAAGCCCGATGTCTACACCTACCTAGGCATCTACCGGGACAATCGCTGGCATCTCTGCCCCACCATCTACGAGAGTAAGTTTGACCTAGAGTGCATCCCCCGCCGCTCCCGTATCATCAACAAAGTCAGCAACACTGAGGTGACTTAG
- the DRAP1 gene encoding dr1-associated corepressor isoform X1: MPSKKKKYNARFPPARIKKIMQTDEEIGKVAAAVPVIISRALELFLESLLRKACQVTQSRNAKTMTTSHLKQCIELEQQFDFLKDLVASVPDMQGDVEDNHAEGEKVSRRGRKPGSGRKNGGTGSKGKDPKQSGTDSEQEEESEDSETDGEEETSQSTPPSRPITHFPSSPAPYLHFTCPPQSTMAMPVSVPPALPAMMPSAPAPPAPAQDEEEEDYDS; the protein is encoded by the exons ATGCCaagcaagaaaaagaaatacaacGCGCGCTTCCCGCCG GCCCGGATCAAGAAGATCATGCAGACGGATGAGGAGATTGGGAAGGTGGCCGCTGCCGTCCCTGTCATTATAT CCCGGGCGCTGGAGCTCTTCCTGGAGTCGCTCCTCAGGAAGGCCTGTCAGGTGACACAGTCCAGAAATGCCAAGACCATGACCACCTCCCACCT gaagcagtgcataGAGCTGGAGCAGCAGTTCGACTTCCTCAAGGATCTGGTGGCCTCGGTGCCTGACATGCAGGGAGATGTGGAGGATAACCACGCTGAGGGCGAGAAGGTCTCCAGGAG GGGCCGGAAGCCGGGCAGTGGGCGGAAGAACGGCGGCACTGGCAGCAAAGGAAAGGACCCGAAGCAGTCAGGCACGGACTCCGAGCAGGAG GAGGAGTCTGAGGACAGCGAGACTGATGGGGAGGAGGAGACATCCCAGTCCACGCCCCCCAGCCGCCCCATCACCCACTTCCCCAG CTCTCCGGCACCATATTTGCACTTCACCTGCCCCCCACAGTCCACCATGGCCATGCCTGTCTCcgtgcccccggccctgcctgccatGATGCCCTCTGCGccagcaccccccgccccagcgcaggatgaggaagaggaagattaTGACTCGTAG
- the DRAP1 gene encoding dr1-associated corepressor isoform X2, translated as MPSKKKKYNARFPPARIKKIMQTDEEIGKVAAAVPVIISRALELFLESLLRKACQVTQSRNAKTMTTSHLGRKPGSGRKNGGTGSKGKDPKQSGTDSEQEEESEDSETDGEEETSQSTPPSRPITHFPSSPAPYLHFTCPPQSTMAMPVSVPPALPAMMPSAPAPPAPAQDEEEEDYDS; from the exons ATGCCaagcaagaaaaagaaatacaacGCGCGCTTCCCGCCG GCCCGGATCAAGAAGATCATGCAGACGGATGAGGAGATTGGGAAGGTGGCCGCTGCCGTCCCTGTCATTATAT CCCGGGCGCTGGAGCTCTTCCTGGAGTCGCTCCTCAGGAAGGCCTGTCAGGTGACACAGTCCAGAAATGCCAAGACCATGACCACCTCCCACCT GGGCCGGAAGCCGGGCAGTGGGCGGAAGAACGGCGGCACTGGCAGCAAAGGAAAGGACCCGAAGCAGTCAGGCACGGACTCCGAGCAGGAG GAGGAGTCTGAGGACAGCGAGACTGATGGGGAGGAGGAGACATCCCAGTCCACGCCCCCCAGCCGCCCCATCACCCACTTCCCCAG CTCTCCGGCACCATATTTGCACTTCACCTGCCCCCCACAGTCCACCATGGCCATGCCTGTCTCcgtgcccccggccctgcctgccatGATGCCCTCTGCGccagcaccccccgccccagcgcaggatgaggaagaggaagattaTGACTCGTAG